Proteins from one Mercurialis annua linkage group LG7, ddMerAnnu1.2, whole genome shotgun sequence genomic window:
- the LOC126656017 gene encoding PI-PLC X domain-containing protein At5g67130 has protein sequence MFACFTDHRSLCRVHLALGYLYLLLSSPSLHAQVLESCTAATNCGDGLFCGNCPALAKNQPVCTRGQAIIPTTIIDGLPFNKYTWLVTHNAFSIVDAPSLPGVQRLTFYNQEDSVTNQLRNGVRGLMLDMYDFENDIWLCHSFRGQCFNFTAFGPAINTLREVEAFLSENPNEIVTIIIEDYVHTPKGLTILFSTAGLDKYMFPVSKMPKKGEDWPTVTEMVQANHRLLVFTSVASKEAEEGIAYQWKYMLENESGDPGVKPGSCPNRKESKPLNSKSASLILENYFPTYPVETDACKEHSTPLAQMVGTCFKAAGNVMPNFLAVNFYMRSDGGGVFDVLDRMNGQTLCGCSTVTACQAGAPFGSCKNIAVPSTSPVTAATGSFTGSVQFSTSDSTVHFPYFFGFYLFSVSLMAFLP, from the exons ATGTTTGCCTGCTTCACGGACCACCGTAGCTTATGCAGAGTCCATCTCGCACTTGGGTACCTCTATCTCCTTCTCTCTTCACCTTCACTACACGCCCAG GTTTTGGAGTCATGTACAGCTGCTACAAATTGCGGGGATGGTCTTTTCTGTGGAAATTGTCCTGCTTTAGCCAAGAATCAACCTGTTTGCACTAGAGGCCAAGCTATTATACCCACTACAATT aTTGATGGGTTGCCTTTTAATAAGTACACTTGGTTAGTGACTCATAATGCTTTTAGTATTGTGGATGCACCCTCTTTACCTGGTGTTCAAAGACTCACTTTTTATAATCAAGAAGATTCTGTTACTAATCAGTTGAGG AATGGTGTAAGAGGATTAATGCTGGATATGTATGATTTTGAGAATGATATCTGGCTCTGTCATTCGTTTCGAGGGCAATGTTTCAACTTCACAGCCTTT GGGCCTGCCATTAACACATTGAGGGAAGTGGAGGCATTTTTGAGCGAAAATCCAAATGAAATTGTGACTATTATAATTGAGGATTACGTGCATACTCCAAAAGGGTTGACAATTCTGTTTTCTACTGCCGGTTTAGATAAGTATATGTTTCCTGTCTCCAAGATGCCCAAAAAGGGTGAAGATTGGCCGACTGTGACTGAGATGGTGCAAGCTAATCACAGGCTTCTTGTTTTCACATCTGTTGCTTCGAAGGAAGCTGAGGAAGGCATCGCTTATCAATGGAAGTATATGTTGGAAAATGAGT CTGGAGATCCTGGGGTAAAACCAGGCTCATGCCCGAATAGAAAAGAGTCAAAGCCGTTAAATTCCAAAAGTGCATCACTTATCCTGGAGAATTACTTCCCAACATATCCAGTTGAGACCGATGCTTGCAAAGAGCATTCAACTCCACTTGCTCAAATGGTCGGTACCTGTTTCAAAGCAGCAGGGAATGTGATGCCCAATTTTCTGGCAGTCAACTTTTACATG AGAAGTGATGGTGGAggtgtttttgatgttttggaTAGAATGAACGGCCAGACATTGTGTGGATGTAGTACTGTGACTGCCTGCCAG GCAGGAGCGCCTTTTGGATCTTGCAAGAATATTGCAGTACCATCTACAAGTCCTGTAACAGCTGCTACAGGAAGCTTTACAGGATCTGTTCAGTTTTCAACATCTGATTCAACAGTCCATTTTCCATATTTTTTCGGTTTCTACTTATTTTCTGTTTCGTTGATGGCGTTTTTACCATGA
- the LOC126656018 gene encoding F-box protein At5g67140-like has product MKISDQNLEEEAEINRLPVDLLARIFLIHTELTLVSGVCKKWREAMKVCISSKKSIKFAGFKMNDQSTAFVVRHAYSLKELDISFHWEISDDGLCQISLESCITNLTSISLWGITRIGDRGVVPLMIRAKSLEHLNVGGTFISDDTLYAVADNCPHLKSLVLWSCYRVTEKGVEYVIRKCRKLEWVNAWGTKLPFTFSAAFRTLYPSLRINQGGFLLHI; this is encoded by the exons ATGAAAATTTCCGATCAAAatttagaagaagaagcagagaTTAATCGGTTACCGGTTGATTTGTTAGCTCGTATATTTCTTATTCACACTGAATTAACACT GGTAAGTGGTGTGTGCAAGAAATGGAGAGAAGCAATGAAAGTGTGTATCAGTAGCAAAAAGAGTATAAAATTTGCTGGTTTTAAGATGAATGATCAATCTACTGCCTTCGTTGTACGGCACGCCTATAGTCTTAAAGAACTTGACAT ATCTTTCCATTGGGAAATATCTGATGATGGTCTCTGCCAAATATCTTTGGAAAGCTGCATCACCAACCTAACATCCATTTCCTTATGGGGCATCACACGGATTGGAGATCGTGGCGTTGTTCCATTG ATGATCAGAGCCAAGTCGTTGGAACACCTGAATGTTGGTGGCACATTCATCAGCGACGACACTTTATATGCTGTTGCAGATAACTGCCCTCATTTAAAG agTTTGGTGTTATGGAGCTGCTATAGAGTAACAGAGAAAGGAGTTGAATATGTTATAAGAAAATGCCGTAAACTGGAGTGGGTGAATGCATGGGGAACCAAACTTCCTTTCACTTTCTCTGCTGCTTTCCGAACTCTTTATCCGTCCCTTCGAATAAACCAAGGCGGTTTTCTGCTACATATCTGA